A single window of Anopheles moucheti chromosome 2, idAnoMoucSN_F20_07, whole genome shotgun sequence DNA harbors:
- the LOC128298458 gene encoding general odorant-binding protein 83a-like gives MMLITLVCFGLMCCSTVFAQSTPRRDAEYPPPELLEALKPLHDICIGKTGVTEEAIKKFSDEEIHEDEKLKCYMNCLFHEAKVVDDNGDVHLEKLHDSLPNSMHDIALHMGKRCLYPEGENLCDKAFWLHKCWKQSDPKHYFLV, from the exons ATGATGCTAATAACTCTCGTTTGTTTTGGGTTAATGTGTTGTTCGACCGTGTTTGCGCAAAGTACACCACGCCGAGATGCCGAATATCCACCACCAGAGCTGCTCGAGGCGTTGAAACCATTGCATGATATTTGCATTGGAAAAACAGGTGTCACAGAGG AAGCGATCAAGAAGTTCAGCGACGAAGAGATCCACGAGGACGAGAAGCTCAAATGCTACATGAACTGTTTGTTCCACGAGGCCAAGGTGGTCGACGACAACGGTGACGTGCATCTGGAAAAGCTGCACGATTCCCTCCCGAACTCGATGCACGACATTGCATTGCACATGGGCAAACGATGTCTCTATCCCGAGGGTGAAAATCTATGCGACAAGGCGTTCTGGCTGCACAAGTGCTGGAAGCAGTCAGATCCAAAG CACTATTTCCTAGTTTAA